From Gemmatimonadota bacterium, the proteins below share one genomic window:
- a CDS encoding ester cyclase, with protein sequence MAALSVIAANGAMTSLVVLVISCFPSWRSGKRRNYLRWFGSAYADYMGPDFTNHIEDVVSEGDRSFARLTYRGTHRGEALRIPASGRRIEYAGAALFRLRDGRIAEAWVLGDVHGLLRQLGGEVRGGVGSAEGPTRGVASAYAGSRFWIPKTRVRSCCRETTSPREGRRRPQRLRISGKPGEAEITTAECAAWSRRSVSSTSSTAGRTRGCWKPRRV encoded by the coding sequence ATGGCTGCGCTGAGTGTGATCGCCGCGAACGGGGCCATGACCTCCCTCGTTGTCCTGGTCATCTCCTGCTTCCCTTCCTGGCGAAGCGGGAAGAGGCGGAACTACTTAAGATGGTTCGGCTCGGCGTACGCTGACTACATGGGCCCGGACTTCACCAACCATATCGAGGACGTCGTTTCGGAAGGCGACCGCTCCTTTGCTCGCCTGACGTATCGGGGGACGCACCGGGGCGAAGCCTTGCGCATTCCCGCCAGCGGCCGGCGCATCGAGTACGCGGGCGCCGCGCTGTTCCGCTTGCGCGACGGCCGTATCGCGGAGGCCTGGGTGCTGGGCGATGTGCACGGCCTGCTGCGGCAGCTAGGTGGGGAAGTGCGAGGTGGAGTAGGTTCCGCCGAAGGGCCAACGCGAGGGGTGGCAAGTGCGTATGCGGGGAGTCGCTTCTGGATCCCGAAAACCAGGGTGAGATCGTGTTGCCGGGAGACGACGTCGCCACGCGAGGGGCGTCGGCGCCCGCAACGCTTGCGCATCAGCGGCAAACCCGGTGAGGCGGAAATCACAACAGCGGAGTGCGCGGCATGGTCGAGGAGATCTGTGAGCTCTACGAGTTCAACCGCTGGGCGAACGCGCGGGTGCTGGAAGCCACGGCGGGTCTAA
- a CDS encoding cold-shock protein — protein MRTTGRVKWFSDQKGFGFITPEDGSKDCFVHHSAIQGSGFKTLSEGERVEFQVVQGQKGPAAENVTRID, from the coding sequence ATGCGTACCACCGGTCGAGTCAAGTGGTTCAGTGATCAGAAGGGGTTCGGCTTCATCACCCCGGAGGACGGCAGCAAGGATTGCTTCGTCCACCACAGCGCGATTCAAGGTAGTGGCTTCAAGACCCTGAGCGAGGGAGAGCGCGTGGAGTTCCAGGTGGTTCAGGGACAGAAGGGCCCGGCGGCCGAAAACGTGACCCGGATCGACTGA
- a CDS encoding DinB family protein, giving the protein MVEEICELYEFNRWANARVLEATAGLSGEQFTKDLRSSFTSVRDTLVHILGAEWIWLSRWKGVSPGGLPAAWEFPTWEAVRDRWREVETEQTAFVAGLVEESLQQVIAYRNTKGEPFAYPLWQMLRHVVNHSTYHRGQVITMLRQLGAAAVATDLLRFYDEKSRAAAPAGG; this is encoded by the coding sequence ATGGTCGAGGAGATCTGTGAGCTCTACGAGTTCAACCGCTGGGCGAACGCGCGGGTGCTGGAAGCCACGGCGGGTCTAAGCGGGGAGCAGTTCACGAAGGACCTGCGCAGCAGTTTCACCTCGGTTCGCGATACGCTGGTCCACATTCTGGGAGCGGAGTGGATCTGGCTCTCCCGCTGGAAGGGGGTCTCGCCCGGCGGGCTGCCGGCGGCGTGGGAGTTCCCGACCTGGGAGGCGGTGCGAGACCGCTGGCGGGAGGTCGAGACGGAGCAGACGGCGTTTGTCGCCGGCTTGGTTGAGGAGTCGTTGCAGCAGGTCATTGCCTATCGAAACACGAAGGGTGAGCCGTTCGCCTATCCGTTGTGGCAGATGCTGCGCCACGTGGTGAATCATTCCACGTACCACCGCGGGCAGGTCATCACCATGCTGCGGCAGCTCGGGGCGGCGGCGGTGGCGACGGATCTGCTTCGCTTCTACGACGAGAAGTCGCGCGCAGCAGCACCCGCCGGCGGGTAA